The DNA region acaaaaaaatgtaaatagctGTTATTATTCCAGGGATACCCAAGATACAAACCCAGAATTGAAGATAATTGTCAAACACTTATATGCAAGCGTCAAAGGAAAGCACAGCTTGCccacaagataaattggaattcctagaagaaatgatgcaagatttttaaaaatgtttaaaattttgtaaacaaaaatgagaagaatgtaggaaagaattggaaaagaaattgcaTATGTAGAGGAAAGACTTAAAAAGATAGTTAGAGGATAGAGTCAAGATGGTAGCATAAGAGAAACGAGTACAGCCTTGCTCACCAGTCAGACTTCTACACTATCATtttatacaaaaagaaagaatcgAAGGTGCGGTGGAGGTGTGGGGGAAGGCAGGTGACACTTGCACTTtgctttcatctgaactggttaaagaagggaaaaataaaaatgcaaaaacaataATATAGAGAAATATGTCATATATGACAgggaaatagggaaaaaaaagataagtaaaagggaggaataagagagagaacagattaagggaggcattgAAAGCAAAACTGACTCAAAGAGAAGGCAGGgaacaaacagaaggaaaagtataagagaatggaatggaaggaaatatacaatCAGAGATCATTACTGTGAATGGGaaaaacatctataaaatggaagagaaactggagcagaaaccagaatccaacaatgtgttgtgtacaagaaacacacttaaaacagaaagataaaatcaGAGTTAAAATAATGTGCTCTTTACATAAAGGTAGGTctaaataatcaaagaaatattaattgctcatggatcgGCTGagccaataaaatataaaatagcattactacctaaaataatttacatacCAAAgtaaaggattactttatagagctagaacaaaattagaataaaattcatctggaaaaacaaaaggccaagaatatcaagagaaagaatgaaaaaaattaaaaggaaaggagCCTAGCAGTACTACATCCCAAAGTATAACACAAAGCCATAATAATtgaaacaatttggtactggataaaaaatagaaaagttaatcAGTGGAGCAAATTAGGTATATACAGAAGGAAATTAGCACAGAAATATAGTGTTTGACAAATCCAAAGATCCTGGTTATTagattaagaatttactattcaACAGAAAtcgttgggaaaattggaaagcagtctggcaaaagGTACAAAAGGCCAAAATAGACCTACCTCTCACACcagataagttccaaatggatatatgatttagCCATAAACAGTGACATCTTTAGCCAAATTAGAAGAGCATGAAAAAAATACCCATAAGATCTATGGACTGGCTCatagaaggtaaaatggacaattttgattatataaattttaaaatttttacacaaACCTAACCAATGTtgataaaattagaagaaaagcaggaaattatgggaaatctttgtagcaaatttctcttaagatctttttttttaaatatataggttattaaatcaaatttaagagtcattcctcaatggtcaaatgatataaataaGCAGTATTGAGAGGAAAAATTCCAATCTagcaataattatatgaaaaatgccATAAAACTTATATtagataattagagaaatgaaaattaaaacaactctgaggtattacTTCACACCCACTGTCTTGGcctcaggaaaggaaaatgacaaatcctAGCAGGGCTATGGGAAAGCAGGTactttaatgcactattggtggagctatgaactgggctaaccattctggaaagcaatttggaactataccctaaAAGCCATTAAGCTGTGCATATCCTTTAGCAGCAGAAATACTGCTACTAGTTCTATTattgaaagagatcaaagaaagaggagaagaatctatgtgtacaaaaatatctatagcagctttttgtggcagtaaagaattggaaacttaggggatgcccatcaattggggaactgcTCGAccagttttggtatatgaatgagatagaatactattgtgctgtaagaaattataatGGGGATTATTTTAGAAAAACTTAAGATgtgtgtgaactgatacaaaatgaagtcagcagaactataagaacaatttatacaaaagaTGTATTTTGCAGAGATaatcagctttgaaagacttgggagttctgatcaacacaatgaacaATCACAATTCTAAAGGAGTCATGGTGAAATACGCTATCCACTGTCAGAAGGATATCTGATGAACTCAGAGTACAGAATGAAgaatatttcctttcctttccttttagtttctatatttctattcattccttcttttcgaacagcttttctttcttttctactgtccttccttctttccttctcactttcttctttcttttgacatggctaatatgtaaatTTGTCTTaaatgactatacatatttgtaataggttaTGTTTCCCTTGACAATTAAATAGAAGGCAGTGGAAAGAGAGATTTTagactgaaaattaaataaaattgaatgtaaaagataaaaatattttttaaatagcacaagaggtacaaaaccttacaCAATCATCTCATTCTCTAAAAATCAGCATGTGCCATAAGGAAGATAATGACATTATAAAAcaataatgaatattaaaaaacaaggtcaaaagatttaaaatgaaagaaaatataacatttctcatatggaaaaaatgacttggaaaacaatttagaagaaacaatttaagaattattgattgACCTGAAAGACAtatccaaacaaaaaaaaaagaccctgctcatcatttctagaaatcagatagtaaaaaaaaaaactatccctaCATATTAGAACAAGAATGCAAAGTGAAAACATAAGGAATTCTTCTGGATAAATCCGAAATTTAAAACTCACTGAAGTGTCCTAGGAAAAATCTAAAGTTTCtagattaaaaagggaaaaaaagtatcataagcaaccaaaaagaaaaagttcaagtaccaaggacgTAGCCAGGATTACACAAAATTTCATATCTACTACAATAAGAGAGTAAGGAGCACATAATataatattctaaaaggcaaaataCTTGCAACCAATAATAACTTACCcataaaactgaatataatcctaaaagaggaaggggataatggATCTTCAACGAGATAGAGGAATTCCAGGTATTCCTAGTAAAAAGAGtgagctgagtagaaactttgaaatacatgACAGTccacaaaaacatttaaaaatacaattgagcaatcagaaaagacttcataaGGATGAAGTATGTACATCTAGTGGAGGGGCTGAAGAATACAATTGTCCCTCTAGCCCCTAATATCATCATCCATTATGGAGGGCTTTATTTTGTCATATTTGATaacaagaatggaaagagaaaggaaaaggtacaCTGAGGAGAAGGTAGAAATTAGTGAGGGAGAGTATGCAAGAAGAAGTCtataaaaatgtggaaaaaattagACTAGTGAAtgtcacttaatatttattttgctGAACAGGTCAAAGCTATAACACACATttgcataaatacacacatgcacatttattgtttgtccttcatactcaaagaggaccaaaatgacatcacaatgttagGCTCAAtatacagtgtgtctgactgtggctgatcataccAATATGATCTTGGAAACTCTACCAAAGatggggcacaaatagttcatatggACATTTGGGATTGAGATTTGTatgtctcatgtttcttttgagctactacaattcttcTTTGCTTGTAGAAGAtagtgtggtgttaatgtgatgaaagttcttccctgcccatttaatagggctcaggtggagctagttaagggaaacttgattaggggacggtgtttgtaggcaggcccaaaccttttttgctaagtaggtgctaagccccaggcccacacccttttgctgattagatatgAAGCCCTTGGgacctaagaagggtatatataccctgagtgTAGCCATTAACCACAGAGTAGACAGAGATGTGAAGAAAACAGAGCTGCAAGAATAAAAGAGAACTGTGAGTGACctggaagggctgagagagagatggggggagagagagagagagagaactagaaggaccaagagaactgcaagggctctcagaactaCAGAAGGAGAGgactcaggcaagcagacagctagggtTTGTGAGTGAGCAGAGAGGAAGgctatgggatggcttggctccttgctgcaatattgtgttttaatttctttgcttttacactgaagtggacttactggttttgggatatggTTACCGCTATGTCAAATTAGGGTTATTgcttttgggatttgatcctctggtgtcagaataaatgttttgcttgttctgccttctatatagtcTCTAATATTTtgccattccaaactatacaggcatattcatggtcaccttCGACAtcatgaatcttgctttactgatacacatagcaccttctttgatgtagtCATTCCATAGTGGGCTATGTCTGTGCTAATGTCTCCCACGTCTCACAATCAATACCAACGTTCTTCAGAGACACGCCttcagagtgtccttgtattgcttcttctgacctctatgtGAGTGCTTACCTTGTGTGAATTCTCTTTAAAGCATCTTTTAGGTAAACATAcgtttgacattcaaacaaagTGTCctgcccatcagagttgcactctctgcagtagagtttgaatgctagatagttcatttcaagaaaggacctcagttttcagtaccttatcttgccataTCATCTTCAGAATCTTGCTAGGACAACACAAATGGAAGCAGTTTAATTTTCTGGCAtagtgctggtagactgtccacgTTTCACAAGCACGTGGCTTTGTAGACCTTCAATTTAGTAGGCAGCCTAATATCTTTTCTTACCCACACTTTCTTTTGaagcctcccaaatgctgagtTAGCTCTTATAAAGCATGCATCAGTCTCATCATCTAAGTGTACATCCCTAAAAAGTATACtgctaaggtaagtgaacttatccacagcactcAAAATTTCTCTGTGTGCTGTAATCAATGCTTCTATATGTGAATGGTATAATGCTGATGGATGGAGAacttgttttcttggtgttaattgtcagggcAAAATTGGCACAAATGGCTGAGGATCAATTGATACACActatctgtgaacaaaaagttgtACACCAACTCcccttccactttagtcttggctttttcaagttaaataatttgccatcaGCGTGGCAGCAGACTTTGATGCCATTAGCATCCTCGTTGACAGCAtctgacaacatcactgaaaacatcatgctaaaataCATATgaacaagcacacagccctgtttcactccattggtgactgggaacaaagaagggaaaatatagactgaggtgggggtaggggaggaggaaTTAAGGGGGAAGGGTGTGCAAAACAAAGTCTAGCTATACAAATGTGGATGAGATTGAGGAAGTGGGCATCAAGTGACATTCATTTTCACCTAAACTAATCAAAGAAAGGTATAATTCATTTgcataaatgcatacatacacaaagaaaggtagaatACATGCAAAAATTTTAGTGTAGAAATACCTTTAGCTTTCTCTTCAGTTGTCTGTAAAGTATTTGGTTCTTCTTTGGAAACTAAGGCCAAGTTGGGGTGAACCCTCACTTCAGCTAGTGACTAGCACCACTATAAGCAAGTCTCTCCTCATCCATGGCCAAAAATGGCCATCTCTGAGCTCACTTGCATCTACTCTGCCCTCTTCCTTCCCAGCAATGAGGTTACAGTCACTGAGGAGAAAATCAATGCCCTCATTAAAGCAACAGGTGAAAATGTTGAACCATTCTGGCCTGGATTATTTGCAAAGCCCCTGTCCAGTGTAAACATTGCCAGTCTAACCTGCAATGCAGGAGTTGGTGGACCTGCCCCAGCAGCTGGTGGTCCTGCCCTAGTTGGAGGGGCTGCTCCTGTTAGCACAGCTGCCCCAGCTGAGGAGAAGAATAAACAGGAAGTAAAAAAGAAGAATCCAATGAGGCTGATGATGATATGGCCTTTGGTCTGTTtgactaaatattttttgtaacattaaaaaaagtttaactcaaaaaatagaaagaaatacctTTAACTCAAAGGAAGAGGGGGGCATGAGTGAATAAGGGGAAAGATAggacaaagaaaatgagaaatgagcTAGATGTCTTATCAGGTCCATTCCATCCCTGAATTCATCATCTTATAATTTGGTAAAGTAGTAAATTTGGGCTAGGTAGATTTTTCACACACTTTTGCATACCTACAACTCTATCCCCTTGGTGTTTTTGCAATCTATTCTTTTTCCCTATGGatacttccctcccccaccccccagtaccTCAGGTATTTACTATTTCATAATCATGAGTGCTCTCTCCATTGGCAGAGGTTGCAATCCTTCTTCAGTTTAGTAGATAGCCTAAATAAGGTAATATAGCTGAAAATAATTACATCCTAGCGATCATTCCTCTGTTGATAAGGCTCCCCGAATTCGGTTGAGATGGTGATTGAACAACAGACACACAGCTCATCACTAGACCAATATTGTAAGTCTTACAGCTTGGCCACAAATAAAAGAGCTTATACCCTGTTAGTGTGAGCCTTTGAGAACTCATGATCACCCCTTCATCGTGGTAAATCATTGTAGGAGTAATACtaccactaataataataacgatagctaacatttatatagtgcttactatgtactaggaaatgtgctaagcaccttatagTTTTTAAGTCATTTCATCCTCGTTATAACCCTGAGAGGTTGCTGCTATTAtgatatccattttatagatgaggaagctaaggcaaagaAGAGTTAAGTGAATCGCCTAGTATCACATACTCAATAAGTAtttgagactgtatttgaactcaggtcttcctgactccaggcccagccctctatttaCTCTACCACTTAGCTGGACAAACTCTAGCAGAACCCCTTCTGGGAACTACTAGCACCTAGAATTTATGGGCTGGTTCCCTGCAGGGAGGTGTTAATGGCCAGATTCAAGGTAACCTGTGGGTTTGCATcccaaaaaatagaaaacatgaaCACCTATCATTTGACTTCCCTTTAATTGTTGGTAAGCACGATTCACTCAGAAAAAGGTATTTACAGAAATGATATGGCATGAAGAATAGATAAAAAACATTTCCTCTATAAACTTTCAATGAACACAAGCAGTGTCAGCAAAAAGAGTAGGtactggggtagctaggtggcacagtgagtagagcaccggccctggagtcaggaagacctgagttcaaatctgggctcagacacttgacacactcactagctgtgtgaccttgggcaagtcacttaaccccaattgccctgccttccccacctccaaaaaaaagaaaaaaaaattaaaaagagtagGTACCTACAAAGAGAGCATTGGTAGAGGGGCAGGCATATGATCCCCTCATGTAGCCAAAGTGACTCATGTCTCCAGTGCTGTAGGGCTCTGGTATCATTTCTCCTCTTGTGATAACTATGCTATTCCCCACTGTGTGGATTATTTCTACTGAGCAGGTGGTCACTCAACTGTACTTTGTTTTGGCCTGTTCCTACTGAGCATAGTGTCTTCTACTGGGTGAGTAGTTCTCTGGATCACCACATCACTGGAGATGGGGGGGAATGGTGGAGAAGAGATAAATCTCCATACATCCCCAGCCATCCTCTGGTACAGGTGCAAAGGAAAAAGCAGAGGGTGATCCCCTCTTAAGGACTGAGTTCTTCCATTTCATAGCTGGCTCTCTTTGCTTCCAGGAGTCACATTCCGCAGAGATCTCCTTCTTTGACTGACTAATTAGAGActgtctataatttttttaaggtcCACTGAAGGTGTGATGAATCCTTTGGATCCAATGGCTGGCTGCATTTTAATATCGTCAAGTTTGACTGACAAATGTTTTTCCACTTCATTTAAGATTTTAATGCTTTGTTATCTtatatcttttcctttatattctgcAAATTCATTAACTGGGTTGATGGAAAGTCAACCGATGAGGTGACTTCTGATCCAGTCTTCCTACTAAATTGAAAATATGTCACTGTATGGCAACTAAAGAAAAAAGACTGTGCAGAAATGAGTAGCAAGATATGGTGAAAGGGACAAGAAGAGAAAAGGTCAATTGGAGCTTTATGCATTGGATCCCTGAACCCTAGGAGCCCAGCAGGTTCAGAATTTGTGCCCAAGTAGAGATTCAGTTATCAGTGAAAGGAGAAAGCCCTTGAACCAAGGACAAGGTCCTCTGGATAGTTTCCCAGGTGGAGATGGTGTCCTGGGAAAAGGATGTGGTTCAGCAACACCTCAAATTTCAATGCTTTACAGAAGTCCCCAAACATTTAGATGGATTGTGTAGGTGGGGTAATTATTAGAGGATGGCAAAAATAAGAACATATCTCATCGAGccattgagagagacagagacagatagagacagacagagacagagagagcatagGAGTCTAGTGAATAAAATCCTGTGTGGTAATTCTTGTATTCTCACACCTGCAAATGGACTCTTCCAATCTCCTCATGAAAAAATTATTAgtggaattaatttttaaatgagattttcCTTTATGCTAACCAATACTCTGTTTATCTCCAGTTGATCTCCTAGGAAATATGCTTAGAAGAAAGACCTTTTCATGTTATGAGGAAATTAACATTGTGTGTGCTCTATCATTTTTAGTTGTACAAAATCTGAAACTTCCTTATGCCAAAAATACCATTATCATTTAAGATGTTcaaattgtttaccttttcatttttattattccttcttccctttccctcctcttccttcatctcctcctccacacacacacacacacacacacacacacacacacacacacacgtattcgTATCTTTTCAACTTTGAGAACTCTTAGGAAAACACATTATTACTCTTCTCTATAGCAAGATATTTTTATTCTATGCTTTAATAGATTAGGAAATACCTGAACATGGAGTAATTCAAACGATGACACATATCATGgatttatagctgagaaaaacttagaggtcatctagtctcaccttcttattttaaaaatgaggaaactgagtcctaaagaAGCTAAATAGATTAGAATTTACACCCTGGGTCCAAATTTAtcactttccactgtaccatgttgcctaTTTATAAAACCAACAATCACTCTTTTCTCTTTACTTATTTATATCTTGAAtttctaatttttagttttaatacCATTTCTAAAGTATgattgcatttgaaaaaaaaatgagccagttgtatttttattttgtcatatttttaaCTTGGCAATGATCCTTTTCTTCTAAGAATGGATACCAGTATTTTAGAAAGGCAAGTTTCTCAGTAGTCTGCAGGAGGGGGTGAAGGCAGTGTGTATGGCCAGGAGATAATGGagacatgtgtgtatgtgaatttgtatgtgtttatgcatttatgtgtgtatgtgtgtctttgcGGCCTTGTGTTCAGCTCTCACCAGAGATCCTCTCTATGAGGGCCcctgaaaggggaggagaaaaaaatggggcCCAAAGGGATGGTGCCTCCTCCAAGAACAGTTTGTCTAGCAGGTGCACCACCAAGAACTGGGAAGCATTGGGAAGTTTGCCGGGCTCTAGCTTGCCATGCCGTACCCATATGCTGAACTGTTCTGGGCATAGGAAGGACTTACTCCCACTCCTAGAACAACTGGTTTACAGGCCTGTGGCCAAAGTCCAGGCAAACTTTCCTGCCCACACCAAAATCTTCTCTCCCATCTTCAGCCATGTTCAGTCATTGGTGTGAGAATGGAACCACTTTCAAGCatacatggaaatatttttcctCCTGGACTAAACAATGAAGTGCACACAATGGAGGGAGCTGGGCATAGGTTTCTAAGGCTAGGTAGCAGAGCCtactttttttctccaattttgaCATTGATCATATCTTAATCGGAGTATATGACAATGATTATGTGAGAGAACCATTATATAACAAAGGTTTCTTAGTGTATGCAAaagatgaatttaaaataattttgccaattaaatcatatttttaatgtATGAGGAACAGGTTATTTAAAGGAACTCTGTAATCATTCCTTAGCTCCACCAACTATATCAAAAGGGTGATTGgtcaaaaaaaagacaaagtaggaaaaaaagttAATTGGACTATATAATCACTAAGCTGGTGCTGCAAAGTGTCAAGGCAGTAGAAAGAATGAGAAACTTGGATACAGGAAGATGAAGTTGCCTGATTTTTTCCAAGGGCCACGAGAAGTATAGCCAATCCTTCAAAGCTCATGGCTTGCTGTCCTTTCATTCAATCAAGCTTGACtaacaaatatttttactttGAGTTTAACATCTTAACATAATTTCTTGGATATGATCTGTTAttttctatgatttcatcacCCAGACTGAGGAAATGTTAACTGGTAAGGGGTCTCCTGATAAACTCACCCCACCCCAGTAGAAAATGTCTAATACTTATTCACTctatgaccatagacaagtcacttaatttctcttagccTCACTTTTCATCAAAtagttaataatagctagcatttatatactgcttaaaagcttacaaagcactttaaaaatatttcactttGTTCTCACAATAACCTCGTGAGGGAAATGCTATTATTAGCTCTACTTTACAGATCAGAAAGCTAAGGCACACTTGACTTGTTAAGTCAATTGTTAGATGACTTCCCCTGGGTTAGGGTCTGAGGCTGCATATGAAATCAGctgatcctgactccaggtccagctttcTCTCCACTGAGCTATCTAGGGGCCTCAATACATAgatatctttaaaatatataaaaaaaataaggccTGTAATAAATATCTCAGAAAGTCATCATAAAAAACAATTGAGATAAAGTATGTAAAGTACTTGACAAACTTTAAGGTCCTATAAAAATAACAGCCATTATTGTTATGATTATCATAAATATGAGTATGTCACCAACTGAGATAATTGGATTACACATATTCCATCACCTACCCATCCCCCCCAtctcaaatgaaaagaaaatatcttcCTATGGTAAGTATGAGAAATCTTGAGTTCTACTCTCACAGTTTTTGGTGCCAATGGTATACTAATGTGTGTGGCACTCACTTTTCTGAGTCAACCTTGCCACGTGAAAAAGTGGAATCACTAGTTTAAAAATAATCTACAATCTTTCATGTATTATTTATCTTGTTTCTCCCATCAGAAGCTCCAGCACTATGTAGTTGCCACTGTAGACTTATTTGGCATCCCTCCCTTTAGCTTATTCAGAATGGGCCTGCTGTAATTACCAAAGCTGAAGAGGAACTGAATAGCACTAAACAGTTGATTAAGTGAAAAGCCCCTCAGGCAGCATGAGATCATTCTGCTGGTTTGAAATCCCACAGTGTTGATAATAGGTGAACACTGGAGCTGCAGGGACATGGTGCAAACTTTGCACAGGAAAACCTAGGACATACTGAGTCCTTAGGGATGAGTCATTTTGGATAGCtgaattttaaagatgaatgagaattaactgctttaaaaaaattctcttgtttttacatcaccttcatttgcAAATATGTTCCTCCCACCTCCTCTGCCTATTGAGCCATCTCTtataggaaagaataaaaaaggaaaaaagaaaatgaaaagtagcTCACCCAACCTAACAAACACATTGACCAACTGGCATTTTATGCGACATTCCAGACCCAAAGACCCCCCTATCCCCCTTCTCAAAGGAAAGAGACAtgcattttcttatctctatTCAAGAGCCAAATGTGGTTAGACCTATTTTGGCTGAATTCTCTATTTGCATTATTATGATCATGGTGTTACAATATGGAGACAGCCAGCGGAtggagtgcttggcctggagtcaggaagacctgagttcaaatccagcctcagacattagctctgtgaccatgggcaagtcacttaacccactggagaaggaaatggcaaaccattctagtatccttgccaagggAGATCTTTGGACAGAACTGACATGCTGTGGTCCACAGGATATAACTTAATGACGAAGCAACTATCACAGTATGCATTGTACTCCTGATtcagcttacttcactttgcatcatttcatgtctTCACAGGAAACTCTGAATTCTTTggattcatgatttcttatagacCATAATATTCTTTACATGTTTGTACAGTCAATCAACAGTAAGATCCTTATGTGCTATAGATCAGGAATGTCCTGAACATATTAGCCAACCTCACTAGAAAATATGTTGGACACCTTTCCCTGGGACAAGTACCTTAACTTCACTGATAGCATTTCTGTCAAACGGAGAAATGGATAAGGCATGTGAATTTGTGCTATTcactggggatgcagagaaagacaaaatacagtccctgctctccaggaattCTCATTCTACTGCAGAGACAACAACACACAAATACATTTACATACAAGAcaaacagtgtaaatggaaagaaatctcAAAGGGAAGAAACTAGCAGCCAGGAAAGGGTTCCTGCTGAAGATAGCATTTGATAGGAGACATTAGGAAAATCAGAAAGCTACAAGTCAAAAGTGAGTAGGGAAAATATGCTAGCCATGGGGGACAATGAGGACAAATgcacagagctgagagatggagagttGTGTGTAAGGAGTCAGTAAGGAAGGCCCGTGCAGCTGTATCATAAAGTTTGGAGGCGGGGGGGGGATTGacataaaatataaagaagaCCAGG from Trichosurus vulpecula isolate mTriVul1 chromosome 1, mTriVul1.pri, whole genome shotgun sequence includes:
- the LOC118837229 gene encoding 60S acidic ribosomal protein P1-like — translated: MAISELTCIYSALFLPSNEVTVTEEKINALIKATGENVEPFWPGLFAKPLSSVNIASLTCNAGVGGPAPAAGGPALVGGAAPVSTAAPAEEKNKQEVKKKNPMRLMMIWPLVCLTKYFL